From the Streptomonospora nanhaiensis genome, the window CGTCCTCAACGAGGGGCGCGACCTCCCCGACGACTACCGCGCGCTGCTGGACGACGCGTGGGGACCGGTGCGGGTGGCCATCGCCGCCGAGCAGCGGTTCGGGTCCGACGTTCTGGGCCCCCTCTACACGGCACTGGGCACCCGCCTGCACAATCGGAAGGAGCCGCGCTCCGACGACACCGTCCGGGCGGCGCTGCGCGAGGCGGGACTCCCCGAGGACCTCGCCGAGGCGGCCCGCACCGACGAGTTCGACGAGGCGCTGCGCCGCTCCCACCACGACGGCATGGACCGTGTGGGCTACGACGTCGGCACCCCGGTGATCTCGGTCGAGGGCATGTCGTTCTTCGGCCCGGTCGTCTCGCCCGCGCCCAAGGGCGAGGCCGCGGGCCGGCTGTGGGACGGTGTGCGGCTGGTCGCCGGCACCGACGGCTTCTTCGAGCTGAAGCGCAGCCGCACGCGCGAACCCGTCTTCGACGACGAGGCCGGGCGGCCCTAGGGCTTGGCCCGGCCGTCGTGCCGCGTCCGGCCGGCGGCGGAGCGCCGCGGCGGCGCGCCGCCGCACCGCCGCGCACCGCGACACGGGGCGCGGCCACCGGACACAGGGGCGCGGCCACCGGTAGAAACGGGCAGGCAGAGCACGCAAGGAAGGCGGCAGCGATGAGCGGACCCGAGGACGACCGCCCGGTCGACCTCTTCGAGGACGGGCTGGAGATCCTGCCCGACACCACCAGCGACGAGCGCGGGCCGGGCTGGGGCGACCCCGACCGCGACAACAACATCGAACGGCTGCTGGAGGAGCGCCCGCCGCACTGGTAGTCCGGCGGCCTCCGGGAGGCGGGGACGGCCCGGCGAGGCAGGGCCGTCCCCCTTTCCGTGCGCCCGCGCCGCGCCCGCGCCGCGTCCGTGGCGGCCCTTGCGGCCGGTCCCGCCCGCCGCACCCACCGCCACCCCGATCGGGTGTCCCGGTCCGCCCCACTTCCGGGGTTCGGCGGAGTAATAGAATCCCGTTCTGGGAACGTGGTTCCTATGCGATCCCTTTACCTCAACGGCACCTGGACCGAGTCGGTGTCGAGCGCCGCCATCGACGTCGTCAACCCCGCCACGGAGGAGGTCGTCGACTCCGTCCCGGCCGGCGACCCCGCCGACGTCGACCGCGCGGTCGACGCCGCCCGTGCGGCCTTCCCCGCCTGGTCCGCCCTGCCCTACCCCCAGCGCCGCGCCGTCCTCGCCCGCGCGCTGGAGCTGCTGCGGCAGCGCTCCACCGACATCGCCGCCGCCATCGCCACCGACATGGGCGCCCCCCTGCGGTTCGCCAACGGCGTGCAGACCGGGTTCCCGCTGCTGATGTTCCAGACCTTCCTGGACCTCCTCGACACCCACCACGAGCGGCTGTTCGGCGGCGAACCGGTCGGCGACTCCCTCGTCGTCCGCGAGCCCTTCGGCGTCGTCGGCGCCATCACCCCCTGGAACTACCCCCTCCACCAGATCGTGCTGAAGGCCGTGCCGGCCATGGCTGTCGGCAACACCGTGGTGCTCAAGCCCACCGAGGTCGCCCCGCTCGCCGCCTACGCCCTCACCGAGGCCCTGCACGACGCCGGCCTGCCGCCGGGCGTGTTCAACCTCGTCTCGGGCACCGGCCCGGTCGTGGGCGAGGCCGTCGCCGCCCACCCCGGCGTGGACATGGTGTCCTTCACCGGTTCGGGCCGCGCCGGGAAGCGGGTCGCCGAGGTCGGCGCCGCCACCGTCAAGAAGGTCGCCCTGGAACTCGGCGGCAAGTCGCCCAACGTGATCCTGCCCGACGCCGACCTCACCGCCGCCGTGGCCGCCGGGGTCGCCGACGTCATGCGCAACACCGGGCAGAGCTGCAACGCCCTCACCCGCATGCTCGTGCACCGCGACCACTACGCCGAGGCCCAGCGGCTGGCCGCCGAGGCCGCGTCCCGGTTCGAGCCGGGCGACCCCTTCGAGGAGGGCGTGCGCATGGGCCCGCTGGTCTCGCGCGCCCAATTGGACCGGGTGCGCGACTACATCGACACCGGGGTCAAGGAGGGCGCCCGCATCGTCGTGGGCGGCTCCGAGCCCCCCGCCGGGCGCGAGCGCGGCTACTACGTCCGCCCGACCGTCTTCGCCGACGTCGACAACGGCATGCGTATCGCGCGTGAGGAGATCTTCGGCCCCGTGGTCGCGCTCATCCCCTACGACACCGAGGACGAGGCCGTGGCCATCGCCAACGACACCGACTACGGACTGGCCGCCGCGGTGTGGTCGGGCGACCCCGACCGCGCGCTGCGCGTGGCCCGGCGCCTGCGCGCCGGCCAGGTCCAGGTCAACGGCGCCCGCACGCAGCCCCTGCTGCCCTTCGGCGGCTACAAGCAGTCCGGCGTGGGCCGCGAGTGGGGCCTGCCCGGCATCGAGGAGTTCTGCGAGATCAAGGGCATCCAGCGCTAGCGCCGCCCCGGCGCGGGGCACGCGCGGACGTATGGCAGGATCGGCGTGCAGTGGCGTGGTGCGCCCGCGCCGTGTCCGTACCCCGATACCCGAGGTGTGAGTTGAGCAAGCCGACGGAGTCCAAGGCCGGCCCGCTGAGCAAGGACATCAAGGCCATCGTCCTGGTGAACGTCGTCGCGGTGCTGTCGCTGGCCCTGTTCGCCGCCATGGGGATGGCCATCGCCTCGATCGCCACCGGCGTCCCCCTGATCTAGCGCCCGCGCCGCAGCGGCCCCGCCAATCCGTTACGCCCGCCCCCGGTGCTGCGCGCCGGGGGCGGGCGCGTGCCATGGGAAACTGAACGACGTGCGTGTTTACCTTGGATCCGATCATGCCGGATTCGATCTCAAAGAACATCTGGTGACCTGGCTCAAGGAGCAGGGCCACGAGGTCGTCGACGCCGGCCCCGCCGCGCTCGACCCCGCCGACGACTACCCGCCCTTCGTGCTGCGCGCCGCCGAGGGCGTCGCCGGCGACCCCGGGTCGCTGGGGGTGGTGCTGGGCGGCTCGGGCAACGGCGAGCAGATCGCCGCCAACAAGGTGAAGGGCGTGCGCG encodes:
- a CDS encoding ribose-5-phosphate isomerase, producing MRVYLGSDHAGFDLKEHLVTWLKEQGHEVVDAGPAALDPADDYPPFVLRAAEGVAGDPGSLGVVLGGSGNGEQIAANKVKGVRAALAWSEETARLAREHNDANVLSLGARMHTAEEATSFVAVFLATPYSGEDRHSRRIGMLSRYEESGELPPLP
- a CDS encoding mycothiol-dependent nitroreductase Rv2466c family protein; this encodes MSAGEERDGDVVPVDFWFDPVCPWAWMASRWLLEVEKVRPITPRWHVMSLSVLNEGRDLPDDYRALLDDAWGPVRVAIAAEQRFGSDVLGPLYTALGTRLHNRKEPRSDDTVRAALREAGLPEDLAEAARTDEFDEALRRSHHDGMDRVGYDVGTPVISVEGMSFFGPVVSPAPKGEAAGRLWDGVRLVAGTDGFFELKRSRTREPVFDDEAGRP
- a CDS encoding aldehyde dehydrogenase family protein, producing the protein MRSLYLNGTWTESVSSAAIDVVNPATEEVVDSVPAGDPADVDRAVDAARAAFPAWSALPYPQRRAVLARALELLRQRSTDIAAAIATDMGAPLRFANGVQTGFPLLMFQTFLDLLDTHHERLFGGEPVGDSLVVREPFGVVGAITPWNYPLHQIVLKAVPAMAVGNTVVLKPTEVAPLAAYALTEALHDAGLPPGVFNLVSGTGPVVGEAVAAHPGVDMVSFTGSGRAGKRVAEVGAATVKKVALELGGKSPNVILPDADLTAAVAAGVADVMRNTGQSCNALTRMLVHRDHYAEAQRLAAEAASRFEPGDPFEEGVRMGPLVSRAQLDRVRDYIDTGVKEGARIVVGGSEPPAGRERGYYVRPTVFADVDNGMRIAREEIFGPVVALIPYDTEDEAVAIANDTDYGLAAAVWSGDPDRALRVARRLRAGQVQVNGARTQPLLPFGGYKQSGVGREWGLPGIEEFCEIKGIQR